One Candidatus Bathyarchaeota archaeon genomic window carries:
- a CDS encoding DNA-binding protein has translation MRNIDIEGKITEVGEAREVMTKFGAASRVANAAFEDDSGTIKLSLWNEDIDKVGVNDKVKIENGYVTSFRGETQLNVGRYGKLSVIKE, from the coding sequence ATGAGAAATATCGATATTGAAGGAAAGATTACAGAAGTAGGTGAAGCTAGAGAAGTAATGACAAAGTTTGGTGCAGCAAGTAGAGTAGCGAATGCAGCTTTTGAAGATGATTCTGGGACAATTAAATTATCATTATGGAATGAAGATATTGATAAAGTAGGAGTTAACGATAAAGTCAAGATTGAGAATGGTTATGTAACTTCATTTAGAGGAGAAACACAGTTAAACGTAGGAAGATATGGAAAATTAAGTGTAATAAAAGAATAA
- a CDS encoding zinc ABC transporter substrate-binding protein → MNSVSYAILCVSFICLIAVSVFYFYPSQESITEPDKKIGVIVTIVPQAEFVEKIGADKVSVVILVPPGASPHTYEPTPSQMQKVAKAKIYAKVGSGIEFELTWMDKIIATNPDMIIIDCSKSIELIGITSQYNEHELEMYENQNFGRDPHIWTSPRNAKIMVENICNGLIELDPSNKKYYAQNKDAYINDLEETDRKLSNSFSGLKVRKFMVYHPTWGYFAKDYELEQIPIEEEGKEPNPEGIAYLIDQAKENNIKVIFATPEFQTDIAETIAGEIGGTVVLVSPLEKDYISTLTKISDEIARSLN, encoded by the coding sequence TTGAATAGTGTAAGCTATGCGATTTTATGTGTGTCATTCATATGTCTAATTGCAGTTAGTGTATTTTATTTCTATCCAAGCCAAGAATCGATAACAGAACCTGACAAAAAAATCGGAGTCATTGTTACTATAGTACCTCAAGCTGAGTTTGTAGAAAAGATTGGAGCAGACAAAGTATCTGTTGTTATTTTAGTTCCTCCTGGTGCAAGCCCGCATACATATGAGCCCACCCCAAGTCAAATGCAAAAAGTTGCAAAAGCAAAAATTTATGCAAAAGTCGGTTCTGGAATAGAATTTGAACTAACTTGGATGGATAAAATAATTGCTACTAATCCTGATATGATAATTATTGATTGCAGCAAAAGTATCGAACTGATTGGTATTACAAGTCAATATAATGAACACGAACTCGAAATGTATGAAAATCAAAACTTTGGAAGAGACCCTCACATATGGACGTCTCCACGCAATGCGAAGATCATGGTTGAGAATATATGTAATGGACTTATTGAATTAGATCCTAGTAACAAAAAATATTACGCCCAAAATAAAGATGCTTATATAAATGATCTAGAAGAGACCGATAGAAAATTATCCAATTCCTTCTCTGGATTGAAGGTTAGAAAGTTTATGGTATATCATCCTACCTGGGGATACTTTGCAAAGGATTATGAGCTGGAACAGATTCCAATAGAAGAGGAAGGTAAAGAACCTAATCCTGAGGGAATAGCCTATCTTATAGATCAAGCAAAAGAAAACAATATTAAGGTAATATTTGCCACTCCCGAATTTCAGACTGATATCGCTGAAACCATAGCTGGTGAGATAGGTGGAACGGTAGTTCTTGTAAGTCCATTAGAAAAAGATTATATCAGTACGCTCACGAAAATATCTGATGAGATCGCCAGAAGTTTGAATTAG
- a CDS encoding serine hydroxymethyltransferase, which produces MEDFQDLIVNLIEASNNHERYRDEECINLIASEGLKSPAVKDMLRLSMDLETRYAEGENDIQGHVKARHYQGQKYMVEIEDLATDMIKNLFNCNWADLRLVSGTHANLATFKGLSLVTENNKMVVTPVSCGAHISHDYAGLSGQVLGLENIDHAYNMEDMSIDPDKSAEIIRASKPGIVTFGGSLFLFPHPVKELKEIAEDVGAFIVYDAAHVLGLIAGGAFQDPLREGADFITSSTHKTFPGPQGGVILSDVRNERVEKAVESVQYAVFPLSTSNTHLGRLPALGIASLELKLFGNKLAKEIIKNAQAAGQYLYENGIKVLGESKGFTMSHQLAIDVREFGGGKKMAKKIEDANIILNKNLLPYDDQSNRDSPSGLRIGFQDITRRGFEDGDIKHLCDLIISIIKGKSEPSDVKKEVITFIRQFNRIKYGFNDVQEVLKYIKESK; this is translated from the coding sequence ATGGAAGATTTTCAAGATTTAATCGTTAATCTTATTGAAGCAAGTAATAATCATGAAAGATACAGAGATGAAGAATGTATAAATCTTATTGCAAGTGAAGGATTGAAATCCCCAGCTGTAAAAGATATGCTTAGACTATCCATGGATTTAGAAACAAGATATGCTGAGGGTGAAAATGATATTCAAGGTCATGTTAAAGCAAGACATTATCAAGGTCAAAAGTATATGGTAGAAATTGAGGATCTAGCTACAGACATGATAAAGAATTTATTCAATTGTAATTGGGCAGATCTGCGTTTAGTATCTGGTACACATGCAAATCTTGCTACATTTAAAGGATTATCCTTAGTTACCGAAAACAACAAAATGGTTGTGACACCAGTAAGCTGTGGAGCACATATTTCACATGACTATGCCGGATTGTCAGGCCAAGTTTTAGGGTTAGAAAACATTGATCATGCTTATAATATGGAAGATATGAGTATTGATCCAGACAAGTCAGCTGAGATTATTAGGGCATCTAAACCAGGCATAGTGACTTTTGGAGGAAGTTTATTTCTTTTTCCACATCCAGTAAAGGAATTAAAAGAAATTGCAGAAGATGTTGGAGCATTCATAGTCTATGATGCAGCTCATGTTTTGGGTCTTATTGCAGGAGGTGCATTCCAAGATCCTTTGAGAGAAGGAGCTGATTTCATTACTTCATCAACTCATAAGACATTTCCTGGTCCTCAAGGTGGAGTCATACTTTCAGATGTGCGAAATGAAAGAGTTGAGAAAGCTGTAGAATCTGTCCAATACGCAGTCTTTCCATTAAGCACTTCCAATACCCATTTAGGAAGGTTGCCTGCCTTAGGCATAGCTTCTCTAGAATTGAAACTTTTTGGAAATAAACTAGCTAAAGAAATTATTAAAAACGCTCAAGCTGCAGGTCAATATTTGTATGAAAATGGAATTAAAGTTCTTGGTGAGTCTAAAGGCTTTACCATGTCACATCAGTTAGCTATTGATGTTCGTGAATTCGGTGGCGGCAAGAAGATGGCCAAAAAAATTGAGGATGCAAATATTATTTTAAATAAAAATCTTTTGCCATACGATGATCAAAGTAATCGTGATAGCCCTTCTGGTCTTAGAATTGGCTTCCAAGACATAACTAGGCGAGGTTTTGAAGATGGAGATATCAAGCACTTATGTGATCTAATCATAAGCATCATTAAAGGTAAAAGCGAACCTTCAGATGTTAAAAAAGAAGTGATTACCTTTATACGACAATTTAATCGAATTAAGTATGGATTCAATGATGTTCAAGAAGTATTAAAATACATTAAAGAAAGCAAATGA
- a CDS encoding valine--tRNA ligase yields the protein MSKSNIEKRNLIESMPKAYAPKENEEKWQDIWEKNQIFKYDRKDKQRPTYSIDTPPPYPSGEFHMGNALNWCYFDFVARFKRMQNYNVHFPQGWDCHGLPTEVRAETTYKIKKKDLPASDFKEICVKLTKDYINRMKKSMKTLGFSIDWTLEYTTMDPDYSYASQLAFVMLYEKGLIYRGEHPVNWCPRCETAIAEAEVEYIERKSSLIYIRFKSNEKKLLIATTRPELLAACVAVAINPSDKRYANFVGKKAEIPIYGRTVPIISDEDVDPDFGTGVVMICTFGDKTDVKWQNKHKLPVIKILSEDGKMTEEAGKYHNLSAEDCKSSIMKDLESKKLVEKIDKLTQSIGTCWRCHTPVEIISRDQWFMKTREMLSDVLAWSEKINWVPEFAKKRMIDWAKSLDWDWVISRQRIFATPIPIWYCKKCRDLIIAEKDWLPIDPRFEKPKIKECAKCGSGEFAGENSVMDTWMDSSLTCTVHAGWPKDMESFKRLFPADLQPNGYDIIRTWDYYLMVKNLALFGIAPYKTVLVNGMVRGEDGRMMHKSYGNYVEAGEAVEKYGADSLRQWAAGGAVTGYDLPFNWGEVEYGKKFLTKLWNASRFVILNLQDFEKEDVKLELIDRWIMSKLQKLIRKTTDAYDSFQFNVVLDSIRNFTWHIFCDQYIEAIKYRLYSNENNASRIAAQYVLYNTTLNIIKILTPVCPHISENIFEFLNRDSEIQSVHNSGWPSIKEELIDEASEKNGDLIQAIISEVRKIKSERQMSLKVPLHELIVSTKNEFAQIIDTNSEIVKKTCHIENLNIQVDLELDEGRPIQNYTDVKILVKE from the coding sequence TTGAGTAAATCAAACATTGAAAAAAGAAATCTGATAGAATCCATGCCCAAAGCTTATGCGCCTAAGGAAAATGAAGAGAAATGGCAGGATATTTGGGAAAAAAATCAGATTTTCAAGTATGATAGAAAAGACAAACAAAGGCCAACTTATAGTATCGACACACCACCCCCCTATCCTAGTGGCGAGTTCCATATGGGAAACGCCTTGAATTGGTGTTACTTTGATTTTGTTGCTCGGTTCAAAAGAATGCAGAATTATAATGTGCATTTCCCTCAAGGTTGGGATTGTCATGGCCTTCCAACTGAAGTGAGAGCAGAGACTACTTATAAAATAAAGAAAAAAGATCTTCCAGCTTCTGATTTCAAGGAAATTTGCGTAAAACTCACAAAAGATTATATAAATAGAATGAAAAAGAGTATGAAGACTTTAGGCTTCTCAATAGATTGGACTTTGGAATATACAACTATGGACCCAGATTATAGCTATGCTTCACAACTAGCTTTTGTTATGCTTTATGAAAAAGGACTTATTTATCGAGGTGAGCATCCAGTAAATTGGTGTCCTCGTTGTGAAACAGCTATTGCTGAAGCCGAAGTTGAGTATATTGAGAGAAAGAGTAGCCTGATTTATATTAGATTCAAGAGTAATGAAAAAAAACTGCTAATAGCCACAACCAGACCAGAGTTACTTGCAGCATGTGTGGCAGTGGCTATCAATCCATCAGATAAACGATATGCAAATTTTGTCGGGAAAAAAGCAGAAATTCCAATTTATGGTAGGACGGTTCCCATAATATCTGATGAGGATGTGGACCCTGACTTTGGTACTGGAGTTGTTATGATCTGTACTTTTGGAGATAAAACCGATGTAAAATGGCAAAATAAACACAAACTTCCTGTAATCAAAATTCTTAGCGAAGATGGAAAAATGACTGAAGAGGCAGGAAAGTATCATAACCTCTCAGCAGAAGATTGCAAATCATCAATAATGAAGGACCTTGAATCAAAAAAACTTGTTGAGAAAATTGATAAATTAACTCAGAGTATCGGTACTTGTTGGCGTTGTCATACTCCAGTAGAGATTATATCAAGAGATCAATGGTTCATGAAAACACGAGAAATGCTTTCTGATGTTTTAGCTTGGTCAGAAAAGATAAATTGGGTTCCAGAATTTGCAAAGAAAAGAATGATAGATTGGGCAAAATCACTTGATTGGGATTGGGTTATTTCAAGACAAAGAATATTCGCTACTCCTATACCGATCTGGTATTGTAAAAAATGCAGAGATCTAATAATAGCAGAGAAAGATTGGCTTCCAATTGATCCAAGATTTGAAAAACCTAAGATTAAAGAATGTGCAAAATGCGGTTCTGGTGAATTTGCTGGCGAGAATTCTGTGATGGATACTTGGATGGATTCTTCTTTAACATGCACAGTTCACGCCGGATGGCCTAAGGATATGGAATCCTTCAAGCGGTTATTCCCAGCAGATTTGCAACCAAATGGTTACGATATAATACGAACTTGGGACTATTATTTGATGGTAAAGAATCTTGCGCTGTTTGGAATTGCTCCATATAAAACAGTATTAGTCAACGGAATGGTAAGAGGCGAAGACGGTAGAATGATGCATAAGTCCTATGGTAATTACGTTGAAGCAGGAGAAGCTGTCGAAAAGTACGGGGCGGATTCTTTGCGTCAGTGGGCTGCAGGAGGCGCAGTTACCGGTTATGATTTGCCTTTCAATTGGGGTGAAGTAGAGTATGGAAAAAAATTTCTCACAAAACTCTGGAATGCATCTAGATTCGTTATTTTGAATTTACAGGATTTTGAAAAAGAAGATGTGAAGCTTGAGCTCATTGATAGATGGATTATGAGTAAACTGCAAAAATTGATTAGGAAAACAACTGACGCTTATGATTCTTTTCAATTCAATGTTGTCTTAGACTCGATTAGGAATTTTACCTGGCATATTTTTTGTGATCAATATATTGAAGCTATTAAGTATAGACTTTATTCAAATGAAAATAATGCCAGCCGAATAGCAGCACAATATGTCCTTTACAATACAACTCTCAATATCATAAAAATTCTAACGCCTGTATGCCCTCATATATCTGAGAATATATTTGAATTTCTCAACAGAGATTCAGAAATTCAAAGCGTGCATAATTCTGGATGGCCTTCAATAAAGGAAGAATTAATTGATGAAGCCTCAGAAAAGAATGGCGATCTGATCCAGGCAATAATTTCTGAAGTTCGCAAGATTAAATCCGAAAGGCAAATGTCGTTGAAGGTTCCTTTACATGAATTAATCGTTTCCACAAAAAATGAATTCGCGCAAATTATTGATACCAATTCAGAAATAGTGAAGAAGACCTGTCATATAGAAAATCTAAATATTCAAGTTGATTTAGAACTCGATGAGGGAAGACCAATTCAGAATTACACAGATGTAAAAATTTTAGTTAAAGAATGA
- a CDS encoding metallophosphoesterase has translation MSDLHIGWEVSLSSRGIHVPSQTPKMIEKTVKLLISYKPTTLVLLGDVKHTVSGIELSEWHDVPDFFEKISKFVTDIKIIPGNHDGNLEALIPRTAKITSPKGDTLLNDVGVFHGHAWPSVELLKCKHLIMGHLHPVITLRDDFGFRITRQVWIKAECSIRKLANSLGKNVSGKSREFLDSFLSKDSFSEFIIIPSFNGLLGGQPVNINKQPDRENVYFGPILRSRSIEMYKADVYMLDGTFLGKIGNLKI, from the coding sequence ATTAGTGATCTTCATATTGGTTGGGAAGTATCACTTTCATCTCGAGGCATACATGTTCCTTCTCAAACACCTAAAATGATTGAGAAGACAGTTAAATTACTTATCTCTTATAAGCCAACAACTTTGGTTCTTCTAGGCGATGTCAAGCATACTGTCTCAGGAATTGAATTGAGCGAATGGCACGACGTGCCTGATTTCTTTGAAAAAATATCTAAATTTGTGACTGACATAAAGATAATTCCTGGAAATCATGATGGCAATCTTGAAGCTTTAATTCCACGGACCGCTAAAATTACGAGTCCAAAGGGTGATACTCTATTAAATGATGTTGGTGTTTTTCATGGACATGCTTGGCCATCAGTTGAATTGTTGAAGTGTAAGCACTTAATCATGGGACATCTGCATCCAGTAATTACTCTGAGAGATGATTTTGGATTTAGAATAACTAGGCAAGTCTGGATTAAAGCTGAATGCAGTATTCGTAAGCTTGCAAATTCTTTAGGAAAAAATGTTAGTGGTAAATCTAGGGAATTCTTAGATTCATTTTTGAGTAAGGATTCTTTTTCTGAGTTCATAATTATTCCATCATTCAATGGACTGCTGGGCGGTCAACCTGTTAATATAAATAAGCAACCTGATAGAGAAAACGTATATTTTGGCCCCATTTTAAGGTCTAGAAGCATAGAGATGTATAAGGCTGACGTATATATGTTAGATGGTACTTTCTTAGGGAAAATTGGGAATTTAAAGATATAA
- a CDS encoding ABC transporter ATP-binding protein: protein MNPVVELKDIWVHYEDKSILEGINLIVKENDFLGIIGPNGGGKTTLLKVVLGLIKPNKGEVKVFGDHPKKTRKHIGYVPQIRRFDLEFPATVWDVVATGRLGHNNLFKNYNYQDKEIVKETLEKVNMIRFKDEAIGKLSGGERQRVFIARALASEPKMLLLDEPTASVDKELDTKFWEFLNELKKKITIILVTHDISAVSVYVDKIACLNRKLFYQGTKEITPEIWSETYKCPVEMIAHGIPHRVVKEHK from the coding sequence ATGAATCCTGTTGTTGAACTTAAAGACATTTGGGTACATTATGAGGATAAAAGCATACTTGAAGGCATAAATCTAATTGTTAAAGAAAATGACTTTCTAGGTATTATCGGACCTAATGGAGGAGGCAAAACAACTCTATTAAAAGTCGTTTTAGGTCTGATTAAACCTAATAAAGGAGAAGTCAAAGTATTCGGAGACCATCCCAAAAAAACTAGGAAACATATCGGATATGTTCCTCAGATTAGAAGATTCGACTTGGAATTTCCGGCAACGGTATGGGATGTTGTAGCAACAGGTAGACTTGGTCACAATAATCTTTTCAAAAATTATAATTATCAAGATAAGGAAATTGTCAAAGAAACTTTAGAAAAAGTGAATATGATTAGGTTTAAAGATGAGGCTATAGGAAAGCTATCAGGTGGAGAAAGGCAGCGAGTATTTATTGCAAGAGCTCTGGCCTCAGAACCCAAGATGTTACTTCTTGATGAGCCGACTGCAAGCGTTGATAAGGAATTAGACACGAAATTTTGGGAATTTTTAAATGAATTAAAGAAAAAAATTACCATCATATTAGTTACTCATGACATTTCTGCAGTTTCGGTATATGTAGATAAAATTGCATGTCTGAATCGGAAATTATTTTATCAGGGAACTAAAGAAATTACACCAGAAATCTGGTCTGAGACCTATAAATGCCCTGTAGAAATGATAGCTCATGGAATTCCACATCGAGTCGTCAAGGAACACAAGTGA
- a CDS encoding CopG family ribbon-helix-helix protein, producing the protein MPIISMSLNEKMVSELDKIQNEMGFSGRSEVIRAGIRMLISDMREKETLIGRLKGVLLLIHKHEAEDFVNKTKHKFLDIIYTQLHNRLKDDKCLELFILDGEAERAKHLIQLFQKNENIEYAKLLVT; encoded by the coding sequence ATGCCAATAATTAGCATGTCATTGAATGAAAAAATGGTATCTGAATTAGATAAAATTCAGAATGAAATGGGATTTTCAGGAAGATCTGAAGTAATTAGAGCAGGAATTAGAATGCTAATTTCGGATATGCGAGAAAAAGAGACTCTAATTGGCAGATTGAAAGGTGTTCTTCTATTAATTCATAAACATGAAGCAGAAGATTTCGTAAACAAAACCAAACATAAATTCTTAGATATAATATATACTCAACTTCATAATCGATTGAAAGATGACAAGTGTCTAGAATTATTCATCTTAGATGGTGAAGCAGAGAGAGCAAAGCATTTAATACAACTATTCCAGAAAAACGAGAATATAGAATATGCGAAGTTATTAGTAACTTGA
- a CDS encoding CBS domain-containing protein, which translates to MEALKKIEAQELQTKPIIIPSDYTISKIIGVLKDLNAYEVFTVERNKIGMVTIRDILKVSHLASAKPSSLIKYPTKITPTTGLSKITRILTDYRLRALPIMKDEEFTGVVTDKKILEMLLAKSDLNFLIKSLSSSKLITITEDDIVAKARNLMVENRVDHLPVISHKKVTGILTSSHIIFRLIPRERIGSETFGIEIKKRLSYQVKALMDSRPLSCQAHDKAFSVLEKMLKIDKRYALITVLDMVQGIITMRDFVRLLAEPEAKPEIPVYIIGLPEDPFEAALAESKFFKVVQSLKRVFPDIEEARSVIKISESVKGKERRRYEVDITIKTTKDIFSFTHKGWELPSIYDELSNRIKRLLSQRRRKTRRKRTR; encoded by the coding sequence ATGGAAGCTCTAAAAAAGATTGAAGCTCAAGAGCTCCAAACTAAACCTATAATCATTCCATCTGATTATACCATATCAAAGATCATTGGTGTTCTAAAGGATCTTAATGCTTATGAGGTTTTTACAGTTGAACGAAACAAAATTGGAATGGTTACTATCCGGGATATTCTAAAGGTTTCTCATCTTGCGAGTGCAAAGCCCTCTTCTCTAATAAAATACCCTACAAAAATTACACCAACAACAGGCCTTAGTAAAATTACAAGAATTCTTACAGATTACCGTCTTAGAGCCCTACCAATAATGAAAGATGAAGAATTCACAGGCGTAGTCACAGATAAAAAAATATTAGAGATGCTCTTAGCAAAAAGTGATCTTAATTTTCTAATAAAATCGTTATCATCAAGTAAACTAATAACGATCACAGAAGACGATATTGTTGCCAAAGCAAGGAATCTAATGGTTGAGAATAGAGTTGATCATCTTCCAGTGATTTCACATAAGAAAGTTACTGGTATCTTGACCTCGAGTCATATAATTTTTCGTTTAATCCCAAGAGAAAGAATTGGGAGCGAGACTTTTGGAATCGAAATAAAAAAACGCTTGAGTTATCAAGTTAAAGCTTTGATGGATAGTAGACCACTTTCATGTCAAGCGCATGATAAAGCATTCAGCGTACTCGAAAAAATGCTAAAGATAGATAAGAGATATGCTCTAATAACTGTCCTAGATATGGTTCAAGGAATAATCACTATGAGAGACTTCGTTAGGCTTTTGGCGGAACCTGAGGCTAAACCAGAGATCCCGGTCTATATAATTGGTTTGCCTGAAGATCCTTTTGAAGCCGCGCTAGCAGAATCAAAATTTTTTAAAGTTGTTCAATCTTTGAAAAGAGTTTTTCCAGATATTGAAGAAGCTCGCTCAGTTATAAAAATCTCTGAGTCTGTTAAAGGTAAAGAAAGACGAAGATATGAGGTGGATATTACGATAAAGACAACTAAAGATATTTTTTCCTTTACTCACAAGGGCTGGGAATTGCCCAGCATTTATGATGAATTATCAAATAGAATCAAACGTTTACTTAGTCAGAGACGAAGAAAGACCAGAAGAAAACGTACGCGCTAA
- a CDS encoding metal ABC transporter permease produces MIEALQYEFMRNALIAGLLASVACGVVGSYIVIKRIVFISGGISHASFGGIGLGYYLGINPILGAVLFSITSAMGIGIISKKAAKREDTAIAILWSLGMALGILFISLTPGYAPDLFSYLFGNILTVPRSDLMLMAILDIVIIGLVFALYKELLAISFDEEFASIVGVPVNQLYLLILCLTALTVVVLIRIVGVILVIALLTIPAAISEQYTHNMKKIIFYAVILGAFFTFTGLWFSYIFDLPSGATIILISGIAFFIASLLRTIRNRNFVISNQS; encoded by the coding sequence ATGATAGAAGCACTTCAATACGAATTCATGAGAAATGCTTTGATTGCTGGTTTGTTGGCAAGTGTAGCCTGTGGTGTAGTTGGATCTTATATCGTAATTAAGAGGATTGTTTTTATTAGTGGTGGAATTTCACATGCTTCTTTTGGTGGGATAGGACTTGGGTACTATCTGGGGATCAATCCTATTCTTGGAGCAGTACTCTTTTCGATCACCTCAGCTATGGGTATTGGTATCATTAGCAAGAAAGCTGCAAAACGAGAAGACACCGCTATAGCTATTCTTTGGTCTTTGGGAATGGCTTTAGGAATTTTATTTATTAGTCTGACCCCAGGTTATGCTCCTGACCTTTTCAGCTACCTATTTGGTAACATCCTAACTGTACCTCGTTCCGATCTGATGTTGATGGCTATTTTAGATATAGTTATAATTGGACTGGTATTTGCTTTGTATAAAGAACTATTAGCCATCTCCTTTGATGAAGAGTTTGCTTCTATAGTTGGTGTGCCTGTAAATCAGCTCTACTTGCTTATCTTATGTTTGACAGCCCTCACCGTAGTTGTTCTGATCAGGATTGTTGGAGTAATATTAGTTATAGCTCTATTGACGATCCCAGCTGCGATTAGTGAACAATACACTCATAATATGAAGAAAATCATATTTTATGCAGTGATTCTTGGAGCATTTTTCACTTTTACTGGCCTTTGGTTTTCTTATATATTTGATCTTCCTTCAGGGGCTACAATTATATTAATTTCAGGAATTGCTTTTTTTATTGCCTCATTATTAAGAACTATACGTAATAGAAATTTTGTTATTTCGAATCAATCATAA